A DNA window from Danio aesculapii chromosome 1, fDanAes4.1, whole genome shotgun sequence contains the following coding sequences:
- the pgam1b gene encoding phosphoglycerate mutase 1b: protein MAAYKLVLIRHGESVWNQENRFCGWFDADLSDTGEAEAKRGGQALKDAGYEFDICYTSVLKRAIRTLWLVLDGIDQMWLPVHRTWRLNERHYGGLTGLNKAETAAKHGEAQVKIWRRSYDIPPPPMDPEHDFYTAISKDRRYGDLTEDQLPSCESLKDTIARALPFWNEEIVPQIKEGKRVLIAAHGNSLRGIVKHLEGMSEEAIMELNLPTGIPILYELDKNLKPVKPMQFLGDEETVRKAMEAVAAQGKAKK, encoded by the exons ATGGCCGCCTATAAGCTGGTGCTGATCCGCCACGGAGAGAGCGTCTGGAACCAGGAGAACAGGTTCTGCGGATGGTTCGACGCCGATCTGAGCGACACCGGAGAGGCGGAGGCCAAGAGAGGTGGACAGGCCCTGAAAG ATGCGGGTTATGAGTTCGACATCTGCTACACCTCTGTGCTGAAGCGAGCGATCAGGACTCTGTGGCTGGTGCTGGACGGCATTGATCAGATGTGGCTGCCGGTTCACCGCACCTGGCGTCTGAACGAGCGGCACTACGGCGGCCTGACGGGCCTCAATAAAGCCGAAACTGCTGCCAAACACGGAGAGGCGCAGGTCAAGATCTGGAGGCGCTCCTATGACATTCCTCCTCCACCCATGGACCCTGAGCATGACTTCTACACCGCCATCAGCAAG GACCGGCGTTACGGGGACCTGACGGAGGATCAGCTGCCCTCCTGCGAGAGCCTAAAGGACACCATTGCTCGAGCACTGCCATTCTGGAACGAGGAGATCGTCCCGCAGATCAAGGAGGGCAAGAGGGTCCTCATCGCAGCCCATGGGAACAGCCTGAGAGGAATCGTCAAACACCTGGAGG GAATGTCGGAGGAGGCGATTATGGAGCTCAATCTGCCCACGGGGATCCCCATCCTGTATGAGCTGGACAAGAACCTAAAGCCTGTGAAGCCCATGCAGTTTCTGGGGGATGAAGAGACCGTCCGCAAGGCCATGGAGGCCGTCGCTGCGCAGGGAAAAGCCAAGAAGTAG